One Cupriavidus taiwanensis LMG 19424 DNA segment encodes these proteins:
- a CDS encoding acyltransferase, translated as MDGVELKDVGANNVVDLSGAERCVNCEILVAGNNNKIVIGQGTTLINVRLQLLSHGNVVEIGPNCRITASVIMKLVDNNSLVIGAGTTIGACNFICGEGTAIAVGSDCMLAWGLEIRTTDSHAIVDVATGERINPAADIVIEDHVWIGAHATILKGAHIGRDSVVSIRSVVTDKFHESGLVIGGAPARKLRSGVYWRRPLLG; from the coding sequence ATGGACGGGGTTGAACTGAAGGATGTGGGTGCGAATAATGTCGTGGATCTTTCAGGGGCGGAGCGATGCGTAAATTGCGAAATCCTGGTCGCCGGAAATAACAACAAAATTGTCATTGGCCAGGGCACCACTCTGATCAACGTCCGGCTGCAATTGCTGAGTCATGGCAACGTAGTAGAAATTGGACCGAATTGTAGAATAACCGCTTCCGTGATAATGAAGCTGGTCGACAATAATTCACTCGTGATCGGTGCGGGCACCACTATTGGCGCCTGCAACTTCATCTGCGGGGAGGGCACGGCCATAGCGGTTGGCAGCGATTGCATGCTGGCTTGGGGCCTCGAAATACGAACTACCGATTCCCATGCCATCGTCGATGTAGCCACTGGCGAAAGAATCAATCCGGCCGCAGATATTGTCATCGAGGATCATGTCTGGATCGGCGCGCACGCCACAATACTGAAGGGGGCTCATATTGGGCGTGACAGCGTTGTGTCTATCCGGTCGGTCGTGACTGACAAATTCCATGAGTCGGGTCTGGTGATTGGCGGTGCGCCCGCCAGGAAGCTGAGGTCAGGTGTCTATTGGCGGCGACCGCTGTTGGGTTGA
- a CDS encoding KpsF/GutQ family sugar-phosphate isomerase: protein MTEVIALARNVVATEIQALDRMSSRFDAGFEKAVEIILQARGRVVVVGMGKSGLIGKKIAATMASTGTPAFFVHPGEAFHGDLGMIKPIDVVLMISNSGETEELIRILPFLEHQENPAIAMTGNVRSTLARHADVVLDISVQREACNNNLAPTSSTTATLVMGDALAVVLAVKRDFQPADFARFHPGGSLGRKLLTRVADVMHKDNLPVCRPDASFRDVVHVINRGRLGMALVMDGEQLQGVITDGDVRRAFDSDRDYKAIMARHIMSNAPKTVSPGERFADAEARIHAARIGALVVKDEAGKVVGILQIHDLASDEPSV, encoded by the coding sequence ATGACTGAAGTCATTGCCCTGGCACGAAACGTCGTTGCCACCGAGATCCAGGCGCTGGACCGCATGTCCAGCCGCTTCGATGCGGGATTCGAAAAAGCGGTCGAGATCATTCTGCAAGCACGCGGCCGGGTGGTGGTGGTCGGCATGGGCAAGTCTGGCCTGATTGGCAAGAAGATCGCCGCGACCATGGCGTCGACCGGTACGCCGGCGTTCTTTGTGCACCCGGGAGAAGCTTTCCATGGCGATCTCGGCATGATCAAGCCGATCGATGTGGTGCTGATGATCTCGAACAGCGGGGAAACCGAAGAGCTGATCCGGATTCTGCCGTTCCTGGAGCATCAGGAAAATCCGGCGATTGCGATGACGGGGAATGTGCGTTCGACGCTGGCGCGGCACGCGGATGTCGTGCTGGACATCTCGGTCCAGCGCGAGGCGTGTAACAACAATCTCGCGCCTACCAGTTCCACCACCGCTACGCTGGTCATGGGCGATGCGCTGGCTGTGGTCCTTGCTGTCAAGCGCGATTTCCAGCCTGCGGATTTCGCGCGGTTCCATCCGGGCGGCAGCCTCGGTCGCAAGCTGCTGACCCGCGTCGCGGATGTCATGCACAAGGACAATCTGCCGGTTTGTCGCCCGGACGCTTCCTTCCGCGACGTTGTCCATGTGATCAATCGTGGCCGGCTTGGCATGGCGCTGGTGATGGACGGCGAGCAACTGCAGGGCGTGATCACGGATGGTGACGTGCGCCGCGCGTTCGACTCCGACCGCGACTACAAGGCGATCATGGCCAGGCACATCATGTCCAACGCTCCCAAAACCGTATCGCCGGGGGAGCGCTTCGCCGATGCGGAAGCGCGGATTCATGCCGCCAGGATCGGCGCACTGGTGGTGAAGGACGAAGCGGGAAAGGTCGTCGGCATCCTCCAAATCCACGACCTGGCAAGTGATGAGCCTTCCGTCTGA
- a CDS encoding capsular polysaccharide biosynthesis protein, which produces MSAFLGGPVVPVHPLRGAAVPLSAVAAWGRRPAARKTQAFAQSRGIARFLCLEDGFLRSLYPGASSQTCSLVVDDRGIYYDASEPSRLEALVSTPLLPAERERARQLIERWRCTGISKYNYAPAPTSLPAQPYVLAVDQTANDASVQYGLADGDSFRRMLESALQTYPHCRIVVKEHPEVALGRKRGYLGRILEHGGYPRVERLQDDVHVVPLIRGACAVFAVTSQVGFEALLHGKTVHTFGMPFYAGWGLTIDALPAPGRRHPVAVEQLAFAALVRYTRYVQPHTGNRCEVEDAIDYLALQRRMSQQFPRQLHATGFSRWKRKILKDFLQGHEVMFHRGLRSVPQGATLLRWGRSIDATSRPDLSVITVEDGFLRSVGLGAQLVRPLSWVFDGSGIYYDATGESDLERLLATTDFDVATLARAAQLRESIIHAGLTKYNVGSGSWTRPAGVGRVILAVGQVEADASLRFGAPGICTNRALLEAVRAEAPDAYLVYKPHPDVMTGLRGNREEEKGLAALCDELVPDCPMDRLIAAVDGVHVLTSLAGFEALLRGKPVTTHGAPFYAGWGLTDDRCAMTRRHRRLSVDMLVAGALILYPRYVLRDGRHGFATPEIAVAHILSWREQAQARLGFWHAVTRFLLRRRLLWRDAAAMPDGRKPRGACDANAPADPQHLSAHGKIAAPEQYAVAQEGQNHELRVREQQEGRRHVVVQGVIRKH; this is translated from the coding sequence TTGTCCGCCTTCCTGGGTGGGCCGGTGGTCCCTGTGCATCCGTTGCGAGGCGCGGCGGTACCCCTATCAGCTGTGGCCGCATGGGGGCGGCGGCCTGCCGCCCGCAAGACCCAGGCGTTCGCGCAATCCCGGGGCATCGCGCGCTTCCTGTGCCTGGAAGATGGCTTCCTGCGCTCGCTGTATCCCGGCGCGTCCTCGCAGACCTGCTCGCTGGTCGTCGACGACCGCGGCATTTATTACGATGCCTCGGAGCCTTCCCGGCTGGAAGCGCTGGTTTCCACGCCGTTGCTGCCGGCCGAGCGGGAAAGGGCGCGGCAACTGATCGAACGCTGGCGCTGCACCGGAATCTCCAAGTACAACTATGCGCCTGCGCCGACATCGCTGCCGGCGCAGCCTTATGTGCTGGCCGTCGACCAGACCGCGAACGATGCCTCGGTGCAGTATGGCCTGGCCGACGGCGACAGTTTCCGCCGCATGCTCGAGTCTGCCTTGCAGACTTATCCGCATTGCAGGATCGTGGTCAAGGAGCATCCCGAGGTCGCGCTCGGGCGCAAGCGTGGGTATCTTGGACGGATTCTCGAACACGGCGGCTATCCGCGTGTGGAGCGGCTGCAGGACGATGTCCACGTGGTGCCGCTGATTCGCGGCGCGTGCGCTGTCTTCGCGGTGACCTCGCAGGTAGGCTTCGAAGCGCTCCTGCACGGCAAGACGGTTCATACCTTCGGCATGCCGTTCTATGCCGGCTGGGGCCTGACGATTGACGCGTTGCCGGCCCCGGGGAGGCGGCATCCTGTCGCGGTGGAGCAACTGGCCTTTGCCGCGCTGGTCCGATACACACGCTACGTCCAGCCGCATACCGGCAATCGCTGCGAGGTGGAGGACGCCATCGATTACCTGGCGTTGCAACGCAGGATGTCCCAGCAGTTCCCGCGGCAACTGCATGCGACCGGATTTTCCCGCTGGAAACGCAAGATATTGAAGGACTTCCTGCAGGGCCACGAGGTGATGTTTCATCGCGGCCTGCGTTCTGTGCCACAAGGCGCAACGCTGCTGCGCTGGGGCCGGAGCATCGACGCAACGTCTCGCCCCGATCTCTCCGTGATCACGGTGGAGGATGGCTTTCTGCGCTCTGTCGGTCTTGGCGCTCAGTTAGTCCGACCGCTGTCATGGGTGTTTGATGGTTCCGGCATCTATTACGACGCGACCGGCGAGTCTGATCTCGAACGATTGCTGGCCACGACGGATTTCGACGTCGCCACCCTCGCGCGCGCCGCGCAACTGCGCGAATCCATCATCCATGCCGGGCTCACCAAGTACAACGTCGGATCCGGCAGCTGGACCCGTCCTGCGGGCGTCGGACGGGTGATTCTGGCAGTTGGCCAGGTCGAGGCGGATGCCTCGCTGCGTTTTGGCGCCCCCGGCATCTGCACCAACCGCGCGCTGCTCGAGGCAGTGCGCGCCGAGGCGCCGGACGCGTATCTGGTCTATAAGCCTCATCCCGACGTCATGACCGGCCTGCGCGGCAATCGCGAGGAGGAGAAGGGGCTTGCAGCGCTGTGCGACGAACTGGTGCCGGACTGTCCGATGGACCGGCTTATCGCTGCGGTCGACGGCGTCCATGTGCTGACGTCGCTGGCCGGATTCGAGGCCTTGCTGCGTGGCAAGCCGGTCACCACGCATGGTGCGCCTTTCTATGCCGGCTGGGGACTGACGGACGATCGCTGCGCAATGACGCGCAGGCATCGACGTCTTTCCGTGGATATGCTCGTCGCCGGCGCACTGATTCTATATCCCCGCTATGTCTTGCGCGATGGTCGGCACGGATTCGCGACCCCCGAAATTGCGGTGGCGCATATCTTGTCGTGGCGCGAACAGGCACAAGCCCGGTTGGGCTTCTGGCACGCCGTGACCCGGTTCCTGCTGCGGCGGAGGCTCCTTTGGCGTGATGCCGCTGCCATGCCGGACGGCCGCAAGCCCCGGGGCGCCTGCGATGCCAATGCCCCCGCGGATCCACAGCACCTTTCGGCGCATGGAAAAATCGCTGCGCCAGAGCAATATGCCGTGGCGCAGGAAGGACAGAATCACGAACTACGAGTACGAGAGCAGCAAGAGGGTCGCCGCCATGTTGTCGTTCAGGGAGTCATCCGGAAGCACTGA